One Synergistaceae bacterium DNA window includes the following coding sequences:
- a CDS encoding sugar transferase — protein MYKLFGKRLLDVVLSLAALVVLAVPMMIFAVMIKREDKGSAFFTQKRVGKDKRHFMMYKFRSMRNDTPHDVPTHMLADPEQYLLRCGKWMRRYSIDELPQIINILKGDMSIVGPRPALWNQYDLLAERDKYGANAIRPGLTGWAQINGRDELEIPEKARLDGEYVQREGFAFDAMCVWRTVFSAARHEGVVEGGTGELSKNTEPPKD, from the coding sequence ATGTATAAGCTGTTCGGAAAGAGGCTGCTGGATGTAGTGTTAAGTCTGGCGGCTCTTGTTGTCTTGGCCGTACCGATGATGATTTTTGCCGTGATGATTAAGCGTGAGGACAAAGGAAGCGCGTTTTTCACGCAGAAGAGAGTCGGGAAGGACAAGAGGCACTTCATGATGTACAAGTTCCGCTCGATGAGGAATGACACTCCACACGACGTGCCGACGCACATGCTAGCTGACCCCGAGCAGTACCTTCTGAGGTGCGGAAAATGGATGCGGAGGTACAGCATTGACGAGCTCCCGCAGATAATCAACATCCTCAAGGGCGACATGTCGATAGTCGGGCCTCGTCCTGCGCTGTGGAATCAGTATGACCTTCTCGCCGAACGCGACAAGTACGGGGCGAACGCCATACGTCCGGGCTTAACGGGCTGGGCGCAGATCAACGGTAGGGACGAGCTGGAGATTCCCGAGAAGGCACGGCTTGACGGGGAATACGTACAGCGCGAAGGTTTTGCGTTCGACGCAATGTGCGTGTGGCGTACGGTGTTCAGTGCGGCGCGTCATGAAGGAGTCGTTGAGGGTGGAACAGGCGAACTCTCAAAGAATACAGAGCCCCCCAAAGACTGA
- a CDS encoding alpha,alpha-phosphotrehalase: protein MLDKYKSSVVYQIYIKSFCDSNGDGIGDLNGICSKLNYIASLGVKYIWITPFFLSPMVDNGYDVADYRAVNPMFGTMADCEALIREADALGIGLMFDMVFNHTSSHHEWFKRALAGEKEYMDYYIFRDGDKDTPPSEWTAAFGTPAWDYVPSLGKWYLHLFAPEQPDLNWENPKVREELKNVIRFWKDKGVKGFRFDVLNLISKPASLTEPRDGSGPRFCKDGPHVHEFIRELVEDTGIEDMITVGEMSSTTLENCIKYSSPASHELSMCFNFHHLKVDYRDGDKFSLMPPDLKLLRNYFAEWQEGMAATDGWSAVFWCNHDQPRIVSRFGDEGRYWKESAKMLGTFVHFLRGTPYIYQGEELGMTNAHYTDISQYDDVEAINYYKILLARGMSEAEALNVLAQRARDNSRTPMQWDASQNAGFTSGTSWLGIPENYTSINAEAEESDPDSILNYYRELVRLRQEHPVIAEGSIKFLETGCDDVLAYEREGRGEHLVVICNFSGEDRTVKGLEFHGEMLLGNYKGSHKMLKPYEAMVLSVKQ, encoded by the coding sequence ATGCTTGATAAGTATAAGAGCAGTGTTGTCTACCAAATATATATCAAGTCATTCTGCGACTCCAACGGCGACGGAATAGGAGACCTCAACGGCATTTGCTCGAAGCTGAACTACATCGCGAGCTTGGGCGTGAAATACATCTGGATTACACCGTTCTTCCTCTCGCCGATGGTCGACAACGGTTACGATGTCGCGGACTACAGAGCTGTTAATCCCATGTTCGGGACAATGGCTGACTGCGAGGCGTTAATCCGTGAGGCTGACGCTCTGGGTATCGGCTTAATGTTCGACATGGTGTTTAACCACACCTCGAGCCATCACGAGTGGTTCAAGCGCGCATTGGCCGGTGAGAAGGAGTACATGGACTACTACATCTTCCGGGACGGCGACAAGGACACTCCGCCTTCTGAATGGACGGCGGCTTTCGGGACTCCTGCGTGGGATTACGTGCCCTCGCTCGGCAAGTGGTATCTTCACCTTTTCGCGCCTGAACAGCCCGACCTCAACTGGGAGAACCCCAAAGTACGCGAAGAGCTGAAGAACGTTATACGCTTCTGGAAGGATAAAGGCGTAAAGGGCTTCAGGTTCGACGTGCTGAACCTCATCTCCAAGCCCGCAAGCCTCACAGAACCCAGAGACGGAAGCGGCCCGCGTTTCTGCAAGGACGGTCCTCATGTTCACGAATTCATCAGGGAACTGGTAGAGGACACCGGCATTGAGGACATGATTACCGTAGGCGAGATGTCATCGACGACGCTCGAGAACTGCATAAAGTATTCATCGCCCGCAAGCCACGAGCTGTCAATGTGCTTCAACTTCCACCACCTCAAGGTAGATTACAGGGACGGCGACAAGTTCTCGCTGATGCCCCCAGACCTGAAGCTCCTGCGGAATTACTTTGCGGAGTGGCAGGAAGGCATGGCGGCAACTGACGGGTGGAGCGCGGTATTCTGGTGCAACCACGACCAGCCGAGAATCGTCTCTCGCTTCGGCGACGAAGGGCGGTACTGGAAGGAGTCGGCAAAGATGCTGGGGACGTTCGTTCACTTCCTGCGCGGAACGCCGTACATCTATCAGGGAGAGGAACTCGGGATGACCAACGCGCACTACACGGACATTTCGCAGTACGACGATGTCGAGGCCATCAACTACTACAAGATACTTCTTGCGCGCGGAATGAGCGAGGCTGAAGCTCTCAACGTCCTTGCACAGCGTGCCCGCGACAACTCCCGCACACCGATGCAGTGGGATGCTTCACAGAACGCGGGCTTCACGTCGGGGACTTCGTGGCTGGGCATTCCCGAGAACTACACCAGCATAAACGCCGAAGCTGAGGAGTCAGACCCCGACTCAATCCTGAACTACTACCGCGAGCTCGTAAGGTTGAGGCAGGAACACCCCGTAATTGCCGAAGGAAGCATCAAGTTTTTGGAGACAGGCTGTGATGACGTTCTGGCCTATGAGCGCGAAGGCAGAGGCGAACACCTCGTCGTTATCTGCAATTTCAGCGGCGAGGACAGGACGGTGAAGGGCTTGGAGTTTCATGGCGAAATGCTGCTCGGGAACTACAAGGGCTCACACAAGATGCTGAAGCCTTATGAAGCAATGGTGCTGTCGGTCAAGCAGTAA